Part of the Halodesulfurarchaeum formicicum genome is shown below.
AACCGGGCGATCGGGTCTTCGGCACCGGGCTCGGTCGGGACCGACAGGGAACCTACGCCGAGTTCGCGGTGGGTCCGGAGACACATTTCGCCGCACTGCCGGCCGGCATCGACTTCGATTCGGGGGCCGCGATCGCTCTCGTCGGCGTCACGGCCTGGCGCGCACTGGTCCACCACGCGGGGCTCGAACCTGCCGAGACCTGCCTGATACACGGTGGCGGTGGCGGTGTGGGCCATGTGGCCGTCCAGCTGGCGGCCGCGACTGGGGCCGAGGTCATCGCGACCGGGCGGCCAGCGATCCACGACGAACTCTCCGCGCTGGGGGCCGATCACACCCTGGACTACGCCCGGGACGACCTGGCTGACGCCGTCATCGAGGCGGGTCGCCCGGCGGTGATCCTCGATCATCGCCTCGACGAGTACCTCCAGTTCGACGCCGAGGTCGCCCGTGTGGGGACTCGCGTTGTCGGAATTGGGAACACTGAGCCCGAAGCGGGATTTGGGAACGTTGCCGCGGCACGAGCGACGGACCTCGAACTCGTGTTGATGAGCATGTTCAACACGCCACGTTTCGGCCCCGTGCTCGATCGGCTCGGTACTCTCATGCAGGCCGGCGAGATCCGACCACGGATCGCCCGAACCTACGACCTCTCGGACGCAGCGACGGCCCAGCGAGCCGTGCTTTCCGATCAGTTCCTCGGCAAGCTCGTCGTCGAACCGTAGCTATTTCCTCGTGACAGTCTACCATACCGTATGGACGTTACCTTCGACTTCACCGATCAGGTCCCACTGGTTACGGGTGTCTCCGGGAGTCTCGGCAGTGCCGTCGCCGAGGCCTTCCTGGCGGCCGGGGCGACCGTGGCCGGAACGGACCGCCGCCCGCCGAGCGAGACCGAGAGCGATCTCGGGACCGAGCAAATCGACTTCTACGAGGCCGACCTCACGGACGAACCGGCCGTCGAGTCGTTAATCGCCGAGGTCATCGAGGACCACGGCCGCCTCGATTATCTGCTGAACGTCGCCGGCACCTGGGCCGGCGGCGATCCCATCGAGGCGACCGACCTCTCGACCTTCGAGATGGTCTTCGACGTGAACCTCAAGACCATGTTTCTCGCCTCGAAACACGCGCTCCCGCACCTGCAGGCGACCGAGGGGGCGATCGTCAACGTGAGCGCGAAAGCCTCACTCTCCGGGGGCGAGGGCGACGGGCCGTACCGGGCCTCGAAAGCCGGCGTGCGGTTGCTCACCGAGACCATCGCCGAGGAGCAGTCCGGGGTCGTTCGGGCCAACGCCATCATGCCGAGTGTCATCGACACGCCGGCGAACCGGGAGATGATTCCAAACGGCGACTTCGACGCCTGGGTCGCGCCCGAGGATATCGCCCGGACGATGCTCGCACTCTGCAGTGACGCGACAGTCGCCACGAGCGGCGCGGCCGTCCCCGTCTTCGGCGAGGCCTAATCGGAGAACTCCGCTCCCGCATCCTGGACGGTCAGCACCGGAACCGTCGCGGAGCGGACCACCCGCTCGGCCACACTGCCCAGAAGCAGGCGGTCGAGGCCACCCCGGCCGTGGGTGCCCATGACGATCAGGTCGCCGTCGTGATCGGTGGCGTACGCCACGATCTGCTGGCTGGGCCGTCCCTCCAGGCGAACCTGCTCGACGGGAACGTCCCGGATAGCGGCGGCCTCCGTGACCATTTCGAGGGCCGTCTCGCCCTCCTGTTCGAGCGCCTCGGAGATTCCCTCCATGGAGCCCTCCGTCGGGACACCCGAGAGGCTCGCCAGGTTGATCACGTAGAGGGCGTGAATCTCCGCGTCGTGGACCGCCGCGAGTTCGACGGCGTGTTCGATCGCGGGGCGACTCGCCGCCGAGCCGTCCGTGGGGACGACGATCCGATCATAGAGGCCCATGCGTGCTGATTGTTGGCGCTCGCCTCTTAACTGTTCGCCGGGAGGTGCACCCGTTTCAGATCCGCGACCCCTGCCCGACGGACGATTGCTCTGATGGGGTCCTGATAGCCGGCGAGGTTGTCCGTGTCCCCGTCGAGCACGAGTAACTTGGCCGGGCGGCCCGGGGCGAGGATGCCGCCGGGCCGGTCGGCGATCGCCGTCCCCGCCAGGGTCGCCATCTCCAGGACTTCCGTCGCCGCGAGGTCACAGCACTTCGCGAGAAACTCCATCTCGCGGAACATCGACGGCCCGTTGAGCATGACGTTGTCCGTGCCCAGCGCGACAGTGGTGTACTCACGAAGCTTCGAGACCGGCGGGAGTCCCACGCCGGTCACCAGGTTCGATCGTGGGGAGACGACGATCGGGATCTCCAGGTCAGCGACCCGTTCGAGGTGCTCGTCCTCGGCGTGGACCATGTGGACGAGGTGGTCCGGCTCCAGGTCCAGGGCCGCCTCGATGTCGGAGGTGTCCCGCTCGCCGGCGTGGATTCCGAAGGGCTTGCCCGCCTCGCGGGCCGCTTCACGGGCCGCCTGGAAGTCGCCGTCGTTTGTCCCGCTGGCACCGTAACCGGTTGCGACCGAGAGGACCTCTGGGTCACCGCGACCGAAGGAGAGGGCCTCGATATCCAGGCCCTCGGCGGCCCGGTCCAGGGCCTTCACGCCCTCGATGCCCTCCTCCCGAAAGTCGACGAACGTCCCGGTGCCGCTTTGCTGCATGAAAGAGAGGGTCCGGCGCATGGCCTGTACCTGTTCTTCGACACTCGCCTCGGCCAACAGTTGATGTTTCAGCCCGTCCGGTGGGGCGACCAGCGCTTCCAGGCTGCGCCCGCGGCCGGCCTCTTTCGCGATCGAGTCCCCGACGTGCGTGTGGGCGTTCACGAACGCGGGGAGGATGATGTCATCGCTCTCGACGGGGGTCTCCTCGATGGCCGTGATCGTTCCGGCCTCCACGACGACCCGCCCCTCGAGTACGTGGAAGTCCGAACCGACGACGATCTGCCCCTCGAGTCTCACGCCGAATCACCCCCGAAGTCGGTCAAGGATGCATAGCGCCCCGGCGAGTCGGTCTCGGTAATGCGCGAGCCCGTGATCTTTAGTCCGAGAACGGCTTCTGCGGCCCGGCCGACGGCCTCGGTACGGGCTTCCGGGGCGTAAACGCCCAGTCGCCACTGCTCTCGCTGGGCCTGTTCGAGTGCCCGGACGACCGTCGACTGGGCCGGCAGGCGTCGGATCTCGCCGTTCACGATAACCCGGGTGGTGGACTCCTGCATCGATGGTGGGTCCTGGACGTCGACGAGCACCTGGTCGACCTCGACCCCCGCGCGCTCGGCGATGGTCGCTTCGGTGTCCCTGATAGTTTCGGGGGTGGCCTCGATGAGTTCGCCGGCCCGGTCCTGGCCGACGTCCCCGTATTCGGCCCAGATGGCCCGCTTGTAGAGTCGGCGGTCGGCCAGTCGCCTGGCGAGGGGGGCTGCACCCTCGGCCTCCCGAAGCGCGACCTGCAGGGCCGGGTCGTCCATTCGGGCGACGGTCTCGGCCGAAACCGCTCCCGACTCGAGGAGGCGCTCGGTCGCCCGCTGGAGCATTCGCTTGGTGATTCTGGTGACGTGGTGGTTGTACACGGTGGGGTTCATCAGCGCCCGGGCCACCAGCAGACTCTCTGCGGTCTGGACGTTGCCCTCCGCGAGGACTAAATTCCCGTCGACGAAGCGAAGGGCCCGGAGGAGCCGCTCGATGTCGATCGTGCCGTAGGGCACGCCGGTGTGGTGGGCGTCCCGGACCAGGTAGTCCATTCGATCCACGTCGAGTTCCCCGGCGATTAGCTGGCCGAGTCGCCCGTCCCCGGCGATCAGCCCCACGACCCGGTCGGGTTCGATGTCGTGAGCCAGGAGGATGTCGGCCACGTCTCCCGTAAGCAGGTCCTCGACGTCGTCGTGCTGCCGCCCGGTCCGGTGATAGAGGAGGTCTTCGAGCGTGTGACTATAGGGGGCATGGCCGATGTCGTGCAAGAGCGCGGCGGCTCTGACCGTCTTGGCGTCCTCGCCCCGGATGTCCAGGTGATCGAGGACCCGAGTGGCCAGGGCATAGACCCCGAGGCTGTGTTCGAAGCGGGTGTGATTCGCGGAGGGGTAGACGAGCGAGGCCGTCCCCAGTTGGCTCACCCGTCTGAGCCGCTGGACCGGCGGCGTGTCCAACAGGGCCGCCGCCACGCCCTCGACCTCGATGTGGTCGTGGACGCTGTCCTTGATCGTGATCATGTGACGGATTCGTCGGGTTCGCACAAAAACGTCTGGATGGGTCACAAGGGTTTACCGCCCCGACCGCCTTCACCCGCGCATGCCGACCGTTCTCGCTGGCGGAACCGGAACCCCAAAGCTCCTCTGGGGGACCGATCCGGTTTTCGATCCGGAGACGGTCACCGTTATCGCCAACACCGGTGACGACGTGGAACTCGGCGGGTTGCTGGTCTGTCCCGACATCGATTCGGTCCTCTATGGCCGGAGCGATCGACTCGACCGCGAGCGCTGGTGGGGCCAGGCAAACGATACGGCGACCACCAACACGGAACTCGCTGCACTCACGGAAGCGCTCGACCGGGGGGACGACCCTCGATACCTTCCCGACACAGCACAGACGGCCGGCCGGGACCTGGCCCGCTTTCGTCGCTTCTCTGCGGCCCCGGAGTTTCTCCACATCGGCGATCGGGACCGGGCCGTCCACCTCCTCCGGACTTCGCTGCTTGATGAAGGTCACTCGCTTACGGCAGCCACCCGACAGCTTGCAACGGCCTTTGGGCTCTCGGTGTCGGTGCTTCCGATGAGCGACGATCCGGTCGCGACCATCGTTCATACTCCGGCCGGCGAGATGCACTTCCAGGAGTTCTGGGTCGCTCGCGGCGGCGAGCCGACCGTCTCGGACGTCGAGTTTCGCGGCGCTAAAGCGGCCGAACCCACCCAGGCCGTGCTCGACGCCCTCGCGGAGCCAGTCGTCATCGGGCCGGCCAACCCCATTACGAGTCTCGGTCCGATGCTCGCTCTTGCGGGGGTTCCCGCGGCGCTCTCCGAGACGACCGTCGTCGCCGTCTCGCCGTTCATCGAGGACCAGGTCTTCTCGGGCCCGGCCGCGAAACTCATGCGCGCCGAGGGCTACGAGGCCTCGACAGCGGGTGTCGCTGCGGCGCTGCCCTTCGTCGATGCCTTCGTGCTCGATACCGCGGACGGGACGAACCTGGACCGGCCCACGATCCGCACCGACACGAAAATCGAGACGAAAGCGGACGCGACGCGGGTCGCCAGGGCGACCAAAGCGGCTCTGGAGGTCGTCTGATGTTCGAGCCCCGCCTCGCGCTCGCGAGTTTGAGTGGCGAGTCGGACGCCCAGTGGGCGACCGCGGCCTCGCCGTGGGCCGGGCTGGCGTTTCTCGGTGGGCTGGCCCTCGACGACCCGACACGGGCGGCCGCTCGCGAACTGGTCGCCGAGCGTGACCGCAAAGAGTTCCTCCCGGCCGATCCCTTTGGGTTCATGGACGCTCAGCTCGGCCAATTGGCGGATCTGAATATCGAGCCGGGATTCAACGTCCGGGCCGTCGAGCCAACTGCGCTACGCCGGGCCGCCGCCATCTGTGAGGAGCACGACGCGGTTCTCGAAATCAACGCCCACTGCCGGCAGCCCGAGATGACCGATCGGGGTGGCGGGCAGGCGTTGCTCCACGAGCCCGAACGACTACGAGAACAGGTCGCGGTCGCGAGTGCGACCGGGGCGACGGTGAGCGTGAAAGTTCGGGCGGAAGTGGACGGAGTCGATCTCCCCGCGCTCGGCGAGTCACTCGTCGCGGCCGGGGCCGATATCCTTCACGTCGACGCGATGGACTCGGAGCCGGTGGTGGGTGCGATCGCCGACCGGGTCGACGCCTTCCTCATCGCGAACAACGGGGTTCGTGACCGGGAGACGGCTCGAAACTACCTGCAACGGGGTGCAGATGCCGTCAGCGTGGCCCGGCCCAGCGACGATCCACGGGTACTGGATCGGGTCCTTCGGGGCGTCCAGGAGAGCTAGGAACGAATGGTTTTAACCAGGCCGGCCGGTAAGCCACGATATGGCAATCAAGCCCGACTACGTCAAAAAGACCGGAACGATCCTGCTCGAACGATATCCCCAGGCCTTCCAGGCTGACGACTTCGAGCACAACAAGGAGAGCGTGACCGCCCTGACCAACATCGAGTCCAAGGGGGTCCGCAATCGGATCGCCGGCTACGTCACGCGCAAACTCAACTGAGCGGCAAATCGCTCCCAATCAGAAGGGCTTA
Proteins encoded:
- a CDS encoding NADPH:quinone reductase; this encodes MRAVRYHEYGDPSVLAVETVDRPEPRGDELLIEVAAAAVNPVDTYFRTGTYTPAGLPMIPGADVAGTVAAVGPDVSKFEPGDRVFGTGLGRDRQGTYAEFAVGPETHFAALPAGIDFDSGAAIALVGVTAWRALVHHAGLEPAETCLIHGGGGGVGHVAVQLAAATGAEVIATGRPAIHDELSALGADHTLDYARDDLADAVIEAGRPAVILDHRLDEYLQFDAEVARVGTRVVGIGNTEPEAGFGNVAAARATDLELVLMSMFNTPRFGPVLDRLGTLMQAGEIRPRIARTYDLSDAATAQRAVLSDQFLGKLVVEP
- a CDS encoding SDR family oxidoreductase; this encodes MDVTFDFTDQVPLVTGVSGSLGSAVAEAFLAAGATVAGTDRRPPSETESDLGTEQIDFYEADLTDEPAVESLIAEVIEDHGRLDYLLNVAGTWAGGDPIEATDLSTFEMVFDVNLKTMFLASKHALPHLQATEGAIVNVSAKASLSGGEGDGPYRASKAGVRLLTETIAEEQSGVVRANAIMPSVIDTPANREMIPNGDFDAWVAPEDIARTMLALCSDATVATSGAAVPVFGEA
- a CDS encoding universal stress protein; translation: MGLYDRIVVPTDGSAASRPAIEHAVELAAVHDAEIHALYVINLASLSGVPTEGSMEGISEALEQEGETALEMVTEAAAIRDVPVEQVRLEGRPSQQIVAYATDHDGDLIVMGTHGRGGLDRLLLGSVAERVVRSATVPVLTVQDAGAEFSD
- a CDS encoding amidohydrolase family protein, translated to MRLEGQIVVGSDFHVLEGRVVVEAGTITAIEETPVESDDIILPAFVNAHTHVGDSIAKEAGRGRSLEALVAPPDGLKHQLLAEASVEEQVQAMRRTLSFMQQSGTGTFVDFREEGIEGVKALDRAAEGLDIEALSFGRGDPEVLSVATGYGASGTNDGDFQAAREAAREAGKPFGIHAGERDTSDIEAALDLEPDHLVHMVHAEDEHLERVADLEIPIVVSPRSNLVTGVGLPPVSKLREYTTVALGTDNVMLNGPSMFREMEFLAKCCDLAATEVLEMATLAGTAIADRPGGILAPGRPAKLLVLDGDTDNLAGYQDPIRAIVRRAGVADLKRVHLPANS
- a CDS encoding HD domain-containing protein; the encoded protein is MITIKDSVHDHIEVEGVAAALLDTPPVQRLRRVSQLGTASLVYPSANHTRFEHSLGVYALATRVLDHLDIRGEDAKTVRAAALLHDIGHAPYSHTLEDLLYHRTGRQHDDVEDLLTGDVADILLAHDIEPDRVVGLIAGDGRLGQLIAGELDVDRMDYLVRDAHHTGVPYGTIDIERLLRALRFVDGNLVLAEGNVQTAESLLVARALMNPTVYNHHVTRITKRMLQRATERLLESGAVSAETVARMDDPALQVALREAEGAAPLARRLADRRLYKRAIWAEYGDVGQDRAGELIEATPETIRDTEATIAERAGVEVDQVLVDVQDPPSMQESTTRVIVNGEIRRLPAQSTVVRALEQAQREQWRLGVYAPEARTEAVGRAAEAVLGLKITGSRITETDSPGRYASLTDFGGDSA
- the cofD gene encoding 2-phospho-L-lactate transferase, with the translated sequence MPTVLAGGTGTPKLLWGTDPVFDPETVTVIANTGDDVELGGLLVCPDIDSVLYGRSDRLDRERWWGQANDTATTNTELAALTEALDRGDDPRYLPDTAQTAGRDLARFRRFSAAPEFLHIGDRDRAVHLLRTSLLDEGHSLTAATRQLATAFGLSVSVLPMSDDPVATIVHTPAGEMHFQEFWVARGGEPTVSDVEFRGAKAAEPTQAVLDALAEPVVIGPANPITSLGPMLALAGVPAALSETTVVAVSPFIEDQVFSGPAAKLMRAEGYEASTAGVAAALPFVDAFVLDTADGTNLDRPTIRTDTKIETKADATRVARATKAALEVV
- a CDS encoding tRNA-dihydrouridine synthase; amino-acid sequence: MFEPRLALASLSGESDAQWATAASPWAGLAFLGGLALDDPTRAAARELVAERDRKEFLPADPFGFMDAQLGQLADLNIEPGFNVRAVEPTALRRAAAICEEHDAVLEINAHCRQPEMTDRGGGQALLHEPERLREQVAVASATGATVSVKVRAEVDGVDLPALGESLVAAGADILHVDAMDSEPVVGAIADRVDAFLIANNGVRDRETARNYLQRGADAVSVARPSDDPRVLDRVLRGVQES
- a CDS encoding 30S ribosomal protein S17e; translation: MAIKPDYVKKTGTILLERYPQAFQADDFEHNKESVTALTNIESKGVRNRIAGYVTRKLN